The Candidatus Equadaptatus faecalis genome includes the window TTTACGCACAGCCACAAAAGCGCGGAAATTCCGAGATAGCCTGCAATACAGCTGAGGAAGAACCAGCGGGGGACCCCGAAGACGTAACGGTATTTTGACGGGTCGCGTTCGGTGCAGTATGCAGTTACATACCACCATGCGAAGAAAAGCAGATATAACAGCAGCGTTACTGCCGTTTCCCTGCGCAATATTCTGCCCGTGTCAGAATGCTTCATTAAAAAACCTCCTCGTCAAGCTGCCGGATTAGTTGTCCTCTGTTATTTTTCACAGATTATACTATAATTTACATGCGATTTATCTGCAAACTGAAACAAAACGGAGGGATACATTATGGAAGCGTTAAAGAAAGTTGCGGCAATACTTGAAACAAGAGGTTTCAAAACACAGGTGGCGGAAACAAAAGAAGAAGCTGTAAAATTCGCACTTGAACTTATTCCTGCGGAATGTTCCGT containing:
- a CDS encoding YhdT family protein encodes the protein MKHSDTGRILRRETAVTLLLYLLFFAWWYVTAYCTERDPSKYRYVFGVPRWFFLSCIAGYLGISALLWLCVKFFFTDVPFDGEDKSDE